A region of Lycium barbarum isolate Lr01 chromosome 1, ASM1917538v2, whole genome shotgun sequence DNA encodes the following proteins:
- the LOC132614104 gene encoding NADH-ubiquinone oxidoreductase chain 6 → MKVPFQGRTTYYHTFCFVKPALVSGLMVIHAKKPVHFILFLIPVFRNTSGLLLLLGLDLFAMIFPVVYIGAIAVSFLFVVMMFHIQIAEIHEEVLRYLPVSSNIGLIFWWEMFFILDNESIPLLPTQRNTTSLRYTVYAGKVRSWTNLETLGNLLYTYYFVWFLVSSLILLVAMIGAIVLTMHRTTKVKRQDVFRRNALDSRRTIMRRTTNPLTTIRKSSGLNPHRELWCTRHQILTFGEGVSTTSRACSCSCTS, encoded by the coding sequence ATGAAAGTTCCATTTCAGGGAAGGACGACGTACTATCATACTTTCTGTTTTGTCAAGCCTGCTTTGGTCTCTGGTTTGATGGTTATACATGCTAAAAAGCCAGTACATTTCATTTTGTTTCTTATCCCAGTCTTTCGTAACACTTCAGGTTTACTTCTTTTGTTAGGTCTCGACCTCTTCGCTATGATCTTCCCAGTAGTTTATATAGGAGCTATAGCCGTTTCATTCCTATTCGTTGTTATGATGTTCCATATTCAAATAGCGGAGATTCACGAAGAAGTATTACGCTATTTACCAGTGAGTAGTAATATTGGACTGATCTTTTGGTGGGAGATGTTCTTTATATTAGATAATGAAAGCATTCCATTATTACCAACCCAAAGAAATACGACCTCTCTGAGATATACGGTTTATGCCGGAAAGGTACGAAGTTGGACTAATTTGGAAACATTGGGCAATTTACTTTATACCTACTATTTCGTCTGGTTTTTGGTTTCTAGTCTTATTTTATTAGTAGCCATGATTGGGGCTATAGTACTGACTATGCATAGGACTACTAAGGTGAAAAGACAGGATGTATTTCGACGAAATGCTCTGGATTCTAGGAGGACTATAATGAGGAGGACGACAAACCCGCTCACGACAATAAGGAAAAGCAGTGGCTTGAATCCACATCGTGAGCTTTGGTGCACAAGACATCAAATCCTAACATTTGGGGAAGGAGTCTCGACGACAAGTCGTGCCTGCAGTTGTTCATGCACATCTTAA
- the LOC132637792 gene encoding LOW QUALITY PROTEIN: small ribosomal subunit protein uS4m (The sequence of the model RefSeq protein was modified relative to this genomic sequence to represent the inferred CDS: inserted 1 base in 1 codon) has product MWRKRLIQRDMXLPALRFKTCRLLSGNVWNRELTIIQRRILRRLRNKKRSIKRKIYSRENLNSYIQSQTTRKLSLFYGDLPITEMHRGRERTSYIPFLLNPETRSDVILVRLHFCETIPQARQPISHRRVCVNNGMVNITHFKLSHGDIISFQENDARTRGEEIKRSFYIEISVEKIIGKFLDHPWRRTKTEWFRLLKTSRGCRLLLKSRFLQQLRSSMQEEDLERTKKFGSEKVCLGSSFAEHNRMKRNLYHFKSLFLSKRRNEKNRNIPTRTRSPIVYNSSLYSNSTYCSASPHQFTKKIKIKRIELPTHYSEVNHRTPKAVVYYGPNIGHIPHDIRLKDPNLLLRSGKGRGQNI; this is encoded by the exons ATGTGGCGAAAAAGACTGATTCAACGAGATA CCTTGCCTGCATTAAGATTTAAAACTTGTCGTCTACTTTCAGGAAATGTTTGGAACAGAGAACTTACAATAATACAACGCCGTATTCTCCGAAGATTGAGGAACAAGAAGAGATCTATTAAGAGAAAGATTTATTCTAGAGAAAATCTTAACAGTTACATCCAATCACAAACTACACGAAAGTTGTCCCTTTTTTATGGAGATTTACCCATCACAGAGATGCACAGAGGAAGAGAACGAACTTCATATATCCCTTTTCTACTCAATCCAGAAACAAGATCGGACGTTATCCTGGTTCGTCTCCATTTTTGTGAAACTATTCCTCAAGCAAGGCAGCCGATAAGTCATCGAAGGGTTTGTGTGAATAATGGAATGGTTAACATTACTCATTTTAAACTCTCCCACGGTGATATAATATCTTTTCAAGAAAATGATGCGAGAACCCGCGGTGAAGAAATAAAGAGATCCTTCTATATCGAAATCTCAGTTGAAAAAATAATAGGCAAATTCCTGGATCACCCGTGGAGAAGAACCAAAACAGAATGGTTCCGCCTACTCAAAACGTCGAGGGGATGCCGCCTACTACTAAAATCCCGGTTTTTGCAACAGTTGCGTTCTTCTATGCAAGAAGAAGACTTAGAAAGAACAAAGAAGTTTGGATCCGAAAAAGTATGCTTAGGCAGTTCTTTCGCTGAGCACAACAGAATGAAGAGGAATTTGTATCATTTCAAATCCCTATTCTTATCGAAGAGAAGGAACGAGAAAAACCGAAATATTCCTACTCGAACAAGAAGTCCTATAGTTTACAACTCTTCTTTATATAGTAATTCGACCTATTGCTCCGCATCCCCCCATCAGTTTACTAAAAAGATCAAAATCAAAAGGATCGAACTACCTACTCATTATTCGGAGGTGAATcatagaacaccaaaagctgtGGTATATTATGGACCTAACATAGGTCACATACCTCACGACATAAGATTGAAAGATCCAAACCTTCTTCTTCGGAGCGGAAAGGGACGTGGCCAAAACATATAA